A single Zootoca vivipara chromosome 1, rZooViv1.1, whole genome shotgun sequence DNA region contains:
- the LOC118094235 gene encoding titin-like has protein sequence MSFMHSWSEKQKPSFTQKLKYRSVMAGEPVVFQCKLSAVPLPQITWYHNNRQIPQSLRRRIKSESCMDMHSSSLEVNEVQERDSGSYKVFAINSEGSAESTASLLVACGDKQNAKYLEFLRQSERTCQRIEHLVQKRRGDRLKVDLRCIGSPFDKKQETEKVLRAFSPTKGMVRTISFESLPSLRQEFVYDKDWVRNRRADRGCSEGEALLDEETKVKLQRLREAKKAMLEKKKVLPSQGSTEEHLPSAGIVGIGNKRGPLAHSICAASHVETKGLAFQTIEQINEKAMLPTVSGTKEVTVGSSSRELEKKSEKFQVRMERILGLPGPPQILQEFPDKSNRGGMFRRQEVVASKGNVKPQVPEKDPKAIGNTRWMNHSYTHGKSEEARMDTQGFKATKNIKKDPSPLVYVLFTDDVSEREKPDMVMSDTITMNINEPAPVFEIREMSKTVETAKSVNKCSLETEESVLAEVTETETEITEPPDKLVRPLPKYLEPCPPFFVHEIESQEVSEGESCIFNCDFQGHPQVTVTWYNNDKPLSRNQECNIRTTENSSTLTFSAIVRDHEGSITCVIFNQHGTATTSGTLKVNVKEKPEFEPFSICKVELSPDYAEEEEELSLAFEYSKKDEPDLSMDGRATLLPPQINLPRPCISDPDLLSLPVEIKITAPTPTPEQDEEFKELTQFVEFVPEEAPEEQTSAGLKHKFKFSFDVAHEPPQILKEIQQHVRCREGDSVVLECLISAEPLPIVTWLQNDGILIPTEKFYFEEGDGIYRLHVCKVSISDAGTYKCVAENKAGIVETVCYLSVDPAVGIFSDEVELKAVQSQVRGARDRIAKEHLGSYFESSVGLTESSFSDKAYSVSQQFHSVSKLDFGGEETGRPAQEMESQLPSYLNDVMKSLLADESESPHFQIWEQNEVRKEMESNAEEGRKVASITEILADTPLVEESRDTAAEQAKVESTYKQAAMEISSSCQFEMVVESHTEREESVTGEDISVSHDVKDEGETVRDIFEIMQQISKDLEFTRAYLEPESESLQYGPTQGISHEEIPSSEIITDIPFKEVKEQTCTFEQELSAKESMDHRFSTPILKMLQEDSDIHEKDQCFTDILSKNSQDQSAMDERSMLHLQNISNELQSAPKEEQLHYEVVNKENMQEAVANEQQELFRVEKEQAFRSSISDKEEGTLIHEEKFTSFGEGKEKEICCGEELVGKAAVSVPEFVFDLKQMLTTEDSVDKNAQEQSETQELIGPSPIAGKFDISLDGTPVHAGTETADEQQNRLKSEEVYVKEKCLVSEIIQANTNKITKSAQIGISALEQRLDSSQGISKEGELVNEANYARENALCLEKEEFSLHPASVGEENVVEEQEEIIIKELSDFQRTDLDKIIESAEVDTSAESYSQDINKEKELGEEGIFDLKQLSLHVENDSQNQEDVLVKALHSGSEEMKPDVNKTPEIVQPPTLFLEQERASQQELFQDTEPVKAEYSFKEAILSFEEFPSKQSNYNIEIVVQEEVHIEEKQTHEKDQVSVFTVPDIEIIGGKYVKTEYSAAASLQTDVAEHAHKKSDLEVSKVNETIKEESDALQQSLPPKNGIFDLKQAYSDMEKNSHLSETEETYLKNLYSASEGVLADTQSTMENTYQIMHSSQKDSFSLKTMMEEENVQECTSPENKDIDLKLAFLNLENVDQQQEEKLPQGQIPLKFLYSASEETEAFQGQQLKPTESKSVLYKSSDHKECTLSQGKELQTQEQMFDLKAHAASLSQDFSLKEAETLPEKEVGSFNLRSAFEMVGTETESFIKQLQKASVPEEEGVSLSEELRQSYKLRLEGDNSLEQKLQAEAELTVTQILKKALETISLSTEQEPATKRHGDQEGKFSEEEVLRMPDEAFLWGQPESVPLSQYFQNQVKETGVLEADSFISDLKKAAHGKKPQSVHETGGEKARVTEHTIIKARSSSTEGTDIETPFDSQIMPDNQPSSHSSAEEPSLAQFLLSLKDESLISQGGVTGECETAELMNPPLGNLSEGGTVETTLHAQELPPPPPHEGADFSLTKYLLAAREQETPIVRDSSSRTLTREGSITSLEVEDVTFSTVYDYYKQQQELTRPFSPESEMSIDIDSMSGDEMVEAEGFYTPPSSVDNFESPMSFESYHTPIGSPERYSTPSEERYSTPSEERYSTPSEERYSTPSEERYSTPSAESNRASMRSPANLVRGSTPPERYQTPPGSRLQHRSSSLEELRAEMFGTPCEALEPKGNEIPPAFIKPLTKRKLYENTTLRFIAEVIGTPIPDVKWYRNKSLLEQDERVKIQKEGDICILEICNIQKTDGGEYMCHAINIIGESKNIAQVQVLPHDGRALALPPPVTHQHVIEFDIEQGSASRTPSPQEILLEVELDETEIKECEKQVKIATIPKLTSDDQSMIVSLDVLPLSLVEHTMASFGKENEDVTIDFEVTEMPPRFTTPVSDIEVPEKSEALFHCTVSGCPTPVVQWFKANQCISSDAWKYAVRSDNGNHSLKIQNVQRSDSGMYLCKAVNAVGEAICRCLLAVTEGQGALPVTNDGGEADLSLDSTSGRPQKIDLLVDNTIQNGNQTEIELEFEFEGDTDDSQKAVKLVAVTEQEQEEEGEACVNINFDVFAEPSKEEQIEFKGESTDRCSFEFHVTEAPPKFMKHISDCASFMGTSASFQCLVGGSPKPAISWFKNGALIHEERYCMEESQEGCHSLTIRSLVQTDEGEYKCVATNKAGTAYSSASLTIC, from the coding sequence ATGTCATTTATGCATTCCTGGTCTGAGAAACAGAAACCTTCTTTCACACAGAAGTTAAAGTATCGGTCTGTTATGGCTGGAGAGCCAGTTGTTTTCCAGTGCAAATTGAGTGCCGTTCCTTTGCCCCAAATAACATGGTACCATAACAACAGGCAAATCCCCCAAAGTCTGCGAAGGAGAATAAAGAGTGAGAGTTGCATGGATATGCACAGCTCCAGTCTAGAGGTAAACGAAGTTCAGGAAAGGGACTCAGGGAGTTACAAGGTTTTTGCTATTAACAGTGAGGGTTCAGCTGAGTCCACTGCTTCATTGTTGGTAGCATGTGGTGACAAACAAAATGCCAAATACCTAGAGTTTTTGAGACAGTCAGAGCGTACTTGTCAACGTATAGAGCATCTGGTGCAGAAAAGGAGAGGCGATAGGCTCAAAGTCGATCTGCGGTGTATTGGTTCTCCATTTGATAAGAAGCAGGAAACTGAGAAAGTGCTAAGAGCTTTTTCTCCTACCAAAGGGATGGTGAGGACCATAAGCTTTGAAAGTCTCCCGTCCTTAAGACAAGAATTTGTATACGATAAGGATTGGGTAAGAAACAGGCGTGCAGATAGGGGATGTAGTGAAGGAGAGGCTTTGCTTGATGAGGAAACAAAAGTAAAGTTGCAGCGACTTCGCGAGGCAAAAAAAGCtatgttggaaaagaaaaaagtgcttcCATCGCAGGGATCGACAGAGGAACACCTTCCCTCTGCGGGAATTGTAGGAATTGGGAATAAAAGAGGCCCGTTGGCTCATTCAATCTGTGCAGCATCTCATGTAGAGACGAAGGGGCTTGCTTTCCAAACAATAGAGCAGATTAATGAAAAGGCCATGTTACCGACAGTGTCAGGCACTAAAGAAGTTACCGTAGGAAGTTCTAGCAGGGAGCTTGAGAAAAAATCAGAAAAATTTCAGGTTAGAATGGAACGGATCCTGGGCCTTCCTGGGCCTCCTCAGATTCTCCAGGAGTTTCCTGATAAAAGCAATAGGGGAGGAATGTTCAGGAGACAGGAGGTAGTAGCCTCTAAAGGGAATGTGAAGCCACAAGTTCCAGAAAAAGATCCAAAGGCAATCGGGAACACAAGATGGATGAACCATAGTTATACCCATGGAAAATCAGAAGAAGCAAGAATGGATACTCAAGGCTTCAAGGCAACAAAAAACATTAAGAAAGACCCCTCTCCCCTGGTATATGTACTTTTCACTGATGATGTtagtgagagagagaaacctgATATGGTGATGTCTGATACAATCACAATGAACATTAATGAACCTGCGCCTGTTTTTGAGATCAGGGAAATGAGCAAAACTGTAGAAACAGCAAAGTCAGTAAACAAATGCTCCCTTGAAACTGAAGAGTCTGTGTTGGCCGAGGTCACTGAAACAGAAACGGAGATAACAGAACCACCTGACAAATTGGTGAGGCCTCTTCCGAAATATCTGGAGCCATGCCCCCCTTTCTTTGTCCATGAGATTGAATCACAAGAAGTAAGTGAAGGAGAGAGCTGTATTTTTAATTGTGATTTCCAAGGCCATCCACAGGTCACAGTCACTTGGTATAACAATGACAAGCCACTGTCACGTAACCAAGAATGTAACATCAGAACCACAGAAAATAGTTCTACACTGACATTCTCCGCCATTGTCCGTGATCACGAAGGCTCCATTACTTGTGTGATATTTAACCAGCATGGGACTGCTACAACTTCAGGAACGCTAAAAGTGAATGTAAAGGAAAAGCCTGAATTTGAACCATTCAGTATATGTAAAGTTGAGCTTTCACCAGACTatgcagaagaggaagaggaactcAGTTTGGCATTTGAGTATTCAAAAAAAGATGAACCTGATTTAAGTATGGATGGCAGAGCCACTCTCCTGCCTCCACAGATTAACCTGCCCAGACCTTGCATTTCTGATCCAGATCTGCTTTCACTTCCTGtggaaataaaaataactgcaCCAACCCCAACTCCAGAACAAGATGAAGAATTTAAAGAATTAACTCAGTTTGTTGAGTTTGTGCCTGAAGAAGCCCCTGAAGAACAAACTTCTGCAGGACTAAAGCATAAGTTTAAATTTTCATTTGATGTGGCTCATGAACCCCCCCAAATCTTAAAAGAAATCCAACAACACGTTAGATGTAGAGAAGGGGATTCGGTGGTACTTGAATGCTTAATATCTGCAGAACCGCTGCCAATTGTAACATGGCTGCAGAATGATGGTATTTTAATCCCCACTGAAAAGTTTTACTTTGAGgagggagatggcatttatagGTTGCACGTTTGCAAGGTTTCCATATCTGATGCTGGCACGTACAAATGTGTTGCCGAAAACAAAGCTGGCATAGTCGAAACTGTTTGTTATCTTTCAGTTGACCCCGCTGTAGGAATATTTTCTGATGAAGTTGAGCTCAAAGCTGTCCAAAGCCAGGTCAGAGGAGCTCGGGACCGGATTGCAAAAGAACATTTGGGGAGTTATTTTGAATCCTCAGTAGGACTTACGGAAAGTAGTTTTAGCGATAAAGCGTATTCTGTAAGCCAGCAGTTCCACAGTGTTAGCAAACTGGATTTCGGAGGAGAAGAAACAGGTAGACCAGCCCAGGAAATGGAATCCCAGCTGCCAAGTTATCTAAATGATGTAATGAAGTCTCTACTTGCTGATGAAAGTGAAAGCCCACATTTCCAGATCTGGGAGCAAAACGAAGTACGTAAAGAGATGGAGTCAAATGCAGAAGAAGGACGAAAGGTAGCCAGTATTACAGAAATTTTAGCAGACACTCCACTTGTTGAGGAGTCTAGAGATACAGCTGCCGAACAAGCCAAAGTAGAAAGCACATATAAACAGGCAGCTATGGAAATATCTTCAAGCTGTCAATTTGAAATGGTTGTAGAGAGTCATACGGAAAGAGAGGAGTCAGTTACAGGAGAAGACATTTCTGTAAGTCATGATGTAAAAGATGAAGGGGAAACCGTAAGAGACATATTTGAGATAATGCAGCAGATTTCTAAAGATCTGGAATTCACACGAGCATATCTGGAACCAGAATCGGAGAGTCTTCAGTATGGACCAACTCAAGGTATATCACACGAGGAAATACCTTCAAGTGAGATAATAACAGACATACCATTTAAGGAAGTTAAAGAACAAACCTGCACTTTTGAGCAGGAGTTAAGTGCAAAAGAATCTATGGATCATAGGTTTTCCACACCTATATTAAAGATGCTGCAAGAAGACAGCGATATCCATGAGAAGGATCAATGTTTTACTGATATATTAAGCAAGAATTCTCAGGATCAGTCAGCCATGGACGAGAGAAGTATGTTACATCTGCAAAATATAAGCAATGAACTCCAAAGTGCACCTAAGGAAGAACAACTTCACTATGAGGTTGTAAACAAAGAAAATATGCAGGAGGCCGTAGCCAatgaacagcaagaactgttcaGAGTAGAAAAAGAGCAAGCATTCAGAAGTTCTATCTCTGACAAAGAGGAAGGCACTTTGATCCATGAGGAAAAGTTCACTAGCTTTGGtgaggggaaagagaaggaaatatgCTGTGGTGAAGAATTGGTAGGAAAAGCAGCTGTAAGTGTGCCTGAATTTGtttttgatttaaaacaaatgctTACTACTGAAGACAGCGTAGATAAGAATGCTCAAGAACAAAGTGAAACTCAGGAACTCATAGGTCCAAGTCCAATTGCTGGCAAATTTGATATCTCACTTGATGGAACGCCGGTTCATGCAGGTACAGAAACCGCTGATGAACAACAAAACAGACTTAAATCAGAGGAAGTGTATGTCAAAGAAAAATGTTTGGTTTCTGAAATAATACAAGCTAATACAAACAAAATCACAAAATCAGCACAAATCGGCATATCAGCTCTAGAACAAAGATTAGATTCTAGTCAAGGTATTTCTAAAGAGGGTGAACTTGTAAATGAAGCAAATTATGCCCGAGAAAATGCATTATGCCTAGAGAAGGAAGAATTTAGTTTACATCCAGCTTCCGTAGGCGAGGAAAATGTTGTTGAGGAACAAGAGGAAATCATTATAAAAGAACTTTCAGATTTTCAAAGAACAGACCTAGACAAGATAATAGAAAGTGCAGAAGTAGACACATCAGCTGAGAGTTATAGCCAGGACATCAACAAAGAGAAGGAACTGGGAGAAGAAGGaatatttgatttaaaacaacTTTCTCTGCATGTAGAAAATGATAGTCAAAACCAGGAAGATGTCCTTGTGAAAGCTCTGCATTCTGGTTCTGAAGAAATGAAACCAGATGTCAACAAAACCCCAGAAATTGTACAACCCCCCACTTTGTTTCTAGAGCAAGAAAGAGCTTCTCAACAAGAGCTTTTCCAAGATACTGAGCCAGTAAAGGCAGAATATAGTTTCAAGGAAGCTATCTTATCCTTTGAAGAATTTCCCTCCAAACAATCTAATTATAACATAGAAATTGTTGTTCAAGAGGAAGTTCACATTGAAGAAAAACAGACACATGAAAAGGATCAAGTTTCTGTTTTTACTGTTCCAGACATAGAAATTATTGGGGGAAAATATGTTAAAACTGAATATTCAGCTGCTGCAAGCCTGCAAACTGACGTTGCTGAACATGCACACAAAAAATCTGATTTAGAGGTTTCCAAAGTAAATGAAACTATAAAGGAAGAAAGTGATGCACTGCAACAATCACTACCCCCTAAAAATGGCATTTTTGACTTAAAGCAAGCTTACTCAGATATGGAAAAAAATAGCCACCTATCAGAGACGGAAGAAACATACTTAAAAAACCTCTATTCTGCTTCTGAAGGAGTTCTGGCTGATACACAGAGTACCATGGAAAATACATATCAAATAATGCATTCTTCCCAAAAAGATTCCTTCTCTTTGAAAACCATGATGGAGGAAGAAAATGTTCAGGAATGTACATCCCCAGAAAACAAAGACATTGATTTAAAATTAGCTTTCCTGAATCTAGAAAATGTTGATCAACAGCAAGAAGAGAAGTTGCCACAGGGGCAAATCCCTCTCAAATTCCTGTATTCTGCTTCAGAGGAAACGGAAGCCTTTCAAGGGCAGCAGCTGAAACCCACTGAAAGCAAAAGTGTCCTCTACAAGAGCAGCGACCACAAAGAATGCACCCTGTCCCAAGGGAAAGAACTACAAACACAAGAGCAAATGTTTGATCTGAAAGCACATGCTGCATCTTTATCCCAAGACTTTTCATTGAAGGAGGCTGAAACATTACCAGAGAAAGAAGTGGGCTCCTTTAACCTGAGGTCAGCTTTTGAGATGGTGGGTACAGAGACAGAGAGCTTCATAAAACAGCTACAGAAGGCAAGCGTACCAGAGGAAGAAGGAGTTTCTCTAAGTGAGGAACTTCGTCAGAGCTATAAGCTGCGGCTagagggagataattccctagaACAAAAATTACAAGCAGAAGCAGAGCTGACAGTGACACAAATACTGAAGAAGGCCTTAGAAACGATTAGCCTTTCTACTGAACAGGAGCCTGCTACAAAACGGCATGGCGATCAGGAGGGGAAATTTTCAGAGGAGGAAGTGCTTAGGATGCCAGATGAAGCCTTTCTGTGGGGACAGCCAGAATCCGTCCCTCTCAGTCAGTATTTTCAAAACCAAGTGAAAGAAACTGGTGTCCTCGAAGCTGATAGTTTCATATCTGATTTGAAAAAAGCTGCACATGGAAAGAAGCCTCAAAGTGTTCATGAAACAGGGGGAGAAAAGGCACGTGTTACTGAGCACACCATTATCAAAGCGAGGAGCTCTTCCACCGAGGGGACTGATATCGAGACGCCTTTCGATAGCCAAATAATGCCCGACAACCAACCATCATCACACAGCTCAGCCGAGGAACCCTCGTTGGCCCAGttccttctttctttaaaagATGAATCACTTATAAGCCAGGGAGGTGTGACAGGAGAATGTGAAACTGCTGAATTAATGAATCCTCCTCTAGGAAATCTAAGTGAAGGGGGTACCGTAGAAACTACTCTTCATGCTCaagaacttcctcctcctcctcctcatgaagGAGCAGATTTCTCTCTTACAAAGTATTTGCTTGCTGCCAGAGAACAGGAGACCCCCATTGTCAGAGACAGCTCATCCAGGACTCTGACCAGGGAGGGATCTATCACATCCTTGGAGGTTGAAGATGTTACATTTAGCACCGTTTATGATTATTACAAGCAACAGCAAGAACTGACTCGCCCTTTTTCTCCCGAATCAGAAATGTCTATTGATATTGACAGCATGAGCGGAGATGAAATGGTAGAGGCTGAGGGGTTCTACACACCACCATCGTCAGTGGATAATTTTGAATCTCCCATGTCTTTTGAGTCTTATCACACACCAATTGGCAGCCCGGAACGATATTCTACGCCTTCAGAGGAGCGATATTCTACGCCTTCAGAGGAGCGATATTCTACACCCTCAGAGGAGCGATATTCTACACCGTCAGAGGAGCGATATTCTACACCATCTGCAGAGTCAAACAGAGCTTCAATGAGGTCTCCTGCAAATCTAGTAAGGGGGAGTACCCCACCAGAACGTTATCAAACACCCCCTGGCTCTCGTTTGCAACACAGGAGCTCTTCTCTTGAAGAGCTACGTGCTGAAATGTTTGGTACACCTTGTGAAGCATTAGAACCAAAGGGAAATGAAATCCCCCCTGCATTTATTAAGCCATTGACTAAAAGAAAACTCTATGAGAACACCACATTGCGTTTTATTGCCGAGGTCATAGGGACTCCCATACCTGATGTGAAATGGTATAGAAATAAGTCATTGCTTGAACAAGATGAAAGGgtcaaaatacaaaaagaaggtGATATTTGTATCTTAGAAATCTGCAACATTCAAAAAACAGACGGAGGGGAATATATGTGCCATGCAATAAATATCATAGGTGAATCCAAGAATATCGCACAAGTGCAAGTGTTACCCCATGATGGAAGAGCTttggctcttcctcctccagtaaCTCATCAACATGTTATAGAGTTTGATATAGAACAAGGGTCAGCGTCACGAACACCTTCGCCTCAGGAAATTCTCCTGGAAGTAGAGCTGGATGAAACTGAGATTAAGGAATGTGAGAAGCAAGTGAAAATAGCCACTATTCCTAAACTCACTTCTGATGATCAAAGTATGATTGTGTCTCTTGATGTTCTCCCTTTATCTCTGGTGGAACACACAATGGCTTCTTTTGGGAAGGAGAATGAAGATGTTACAATCGACTTTGAAGTCACCGAGATGCCTCCACGCTTTACCACCCCTGTTTCTGACATAGAGGTTCCAGAAAAATCTGAGGCATTGTTTCATTGTACAGTCTCGGGCTGTCCTACTCCAGTAGTGCAGTGGTTTAAGGCAAATCAGTGCATTTCTTCAGATGCTTGGAAGTATGCTGTTAGAAGTGATAATGGAAATCATAGTCTTAAAATTCAGAATGTACAGCGTTCTGATAGTGGCATGTATTTGTGTAAAGCTGTTAATGCTGTTGGAGAAGCTATATGCAGGTGCTTGTTAGCTGTAACTGAGGGCCAGGGGGCTCTTCCAGTGACCAATGATGGAGGTGAGGCAGATCTAAGTTTGGATAGCACTAGTGGTAGGCCTCAAAAGATTGATTTGCTTGTTGATAATACTATCCAAAATGGCAACCAGACAGAAATAGAGCTGGAGTTTGAGTTTGAAGGTGACACTGATGATTCTCAGAAAGCTGTTAAATTGGTAGCTGTTACAGaacaggagcaggaagaggaaggagaagcatgCGTAAATATTAACTTTGATGTGTTTGCTGAACCATCCAAAGAAGAGCAGATTGAATTTAAAGGTGAGAGCACAGACAGGTGCAGCTTCGAATTTCACGTTACAGAAGCACCTCCAAAGTTTATGAAACATATTTCTGATTGTGCTTCTTTCATGGGTACCTCTGCAAGTTTCCAGTGTTTAGTAGGTGGTTCTCCAAAACCAGCAATAAGCTGGTTTAAAAATGGGGCATTGATTCATGAAGAGAGATACTGTATGGAGGAAAGTCAGGAAGGTTGTCACAGTCTGACTATAAGAAGCTTAGTCCAAACTGATGAAGGCGAGTATAAGTGTGTAGCAACAAACAAAGCAGGGACTGCCTATAGCAGTGCTTCGTTAACAATCTGCTGa